A genomic window from Paraburkholderia phytofirmans OLGA172 includes:
- a CDS encoding response regulator yields MKTILLVDDEFDILTVWRLLLERHGYTVLTAPNGVAALEQIHKTQPDIIVSDCMMPVMSGPQLCAALNDDAGLRTIPIILCSAAADIPAQPNPTIEYARKPLSFDTLLAMLERMAD; encoded by the coding sequence ATGAAAACCATCCTGCTCGTGGACGACGAGTTCGACATCCTCACGGTTTGGCGACTGTTGCTGGAGCGGCATGGCTATACCGTGCTGACGGCGCCCAACGGGGTTGCCGCACTTGAACAGATCCACAAGACACAGCCCGACATCATCGTGTCGGACTGCATGATGCCAGTCATGTCGGGGCCGCAACTGTGCGCCGCGCTGAACGACGACGCCGGTCTGCGCACCATTCCGATCATCCTGTGCAGCGCGGCCGCGGATATCCCCGCGCAGCCGAATCCCACCATCGAATACGCGCGCAAGCCGCTTTCATTCGACACCCTTCTCGCGATGCTGGAACGGATGGCGGATTGA
- a CDS encoding ATPase domain-containing protein: MTTHESQTSSRPNMETGVPGLDEILGGGLVSGGVYLLEGMAGAGKTILSSQIGFHRVSQGEKVLYMTLIAESHDKLLAHLKGLSFFDETAVAQQMLFVSGYHELMQDGLDGFLKLIASSIYDTRPSLMIIDGFRSAREFSETELSLSKFIHELNALVAAMDCTTLLLAPLSGNEPHPEHTLVDGLIELNRYNDGMRRTREIEVHKMRARNHLMGKHSFRIAESGLLMFPRLESQCAAPPGPVDLKTRLGFGLAHLDGLLGGGFAQGSTTTLIGPSGVGKTLLCLQFLAAGVARGERCVYLGFYEGPQRLIGKAEAVSIDLAGPYNDGRVMIQWQPAIELAVDELAAVALATVRKTGAKRIVIDGVEGFRDSALRTERFGLFLNALLHQLREAGVTTILTEELPLYADPGHAKSVRVSALTENLVLLRYAETAAGLRRMISVVKQRESAHDTSLRELVISSQGLDVIESPVSLASVVSAQGLSATLTPRRDT; encoded by the coding sequence ATGACGACACACGAATCTCAGACGTCCTCCCGGCCCAACATGGAAACGGGTGTCCCCGGTCTCGACGAGATCCTGGGCGGGGGTCTGGTCAGCGGCGGGGTCTATCTGCTGGAAGGCATGGCCGGTGCGGGCAAAACGATTCTGTCGAGCCAGATCGGTTTTCATCGTGTAAGCCAGGGCGAAAAGGTGCTGTACATGACCCTGATCGCCGAGTCGCACGACAAGCTGCTGGCGCACCTCAAAGGGCTTAGCTTCTTCGACGAAACCGCAGTTGCACAGCAAATGCTGTTTGTCTCCGGCTATCACGAGTTGATGCAGGACGGTCTCGATGGCTTCCTCAAGCTGATTGCGTCGAGCATTTACGACACTCGTCCGAGCCTCATGATCATCGACGGCTTTCGCAGCGCACGCGAATTCAGCGAAACCGAGCTGTCGCTGTCGAAGTTCATCCACGAACTGAACGCGCTGGTCGCCGCAATGGATTGCACCACGTTGCTGCTCGCACCGCTCTCCGGCAACGAACCGCATCCCGAGCACACGCTGGTCGACGGCCTGATCGAACTGAACCGCTATAACGACGGCATGCGCCGCACGCGCGAAATCGAAGTGCACAAGATGCGTGCGCGCAACCATCTGATGGGCAAACATTCCTTTCGCATTGCCGAAAGCGGGCTCCTGATGTTCCCGCGTCTGGAGTCGCAATGCGCGGCGCCGCCGGGCCCGGTCGATCTGAAAACGCGGCTCGGCTTCGGCCTTGCGCATCTGGACGGCCTGCTCGGCGGCGGCTTTGCGCAAGGTTCCACGACCACGCTGATTGGACCGTCAGGGGTCGGCAAGACCTTGCTTTGTCTGCAGTTTCTCGCGGCCGGCGTGGCGCGCGGCGAACGCTGCGTGTATCTGGGCTTTTACGAAGGACCCCAGCGCCTGATCGGCAAAGCCGAGGCTGTCTCGATCGATCTCGCCGGCCCGTACAACGACGGCCGCGTGATGATTCAATGGCAGCCCGCCATAGAACTGGCGGTCGACGAACTCGCGGCCGTTGCGCTCGCCACGGTCAGGAAGACCGGTGCGAAGCGGATCGTGATCGACGGCGTGGAGGGCTTTCGCGACTCGGCCTTGCGGACCGAACGCTTCGGCCTGTTCCTGAACGCGCTGCTTCATCAGCTTCGGGAAGCCGGCGTCACCACGATACTGACGGAGGAGCTGCCGCTTTACGCCGACCCCGGACACGCGAAGAGCGTGCGGGTCTCCGCGTTGACCGAGAACCTCGTGCTGCTGCGCTACGCCGAAACGGCAGCGGGGTTGCGGCGCATGATTTCCGTGGTCAAGCAGCGTGAGAGCGCACACGACACGTCGCTGCGCGAACTCGTCATTTCGTCTCAGGGGCTCGACGTGATCGAAAGCCCGGTCAGCCTCGCCAGCGTGGTTTCGGCGCAAGGCCTGTCAGCCACGCTGACGCCGCGACGAGATACGTAG
- a CDS encoding phytoene/squalene synthase family protein, whose translation MPNPTRAFLLGPLLKGVSRSFYLTLRVLPVGMRDPIGLAYLLARAADTIADTSLISPEQRLALLLSLRDQVNGAPNDGALFQRMAAEVAGQQVQSDEKVLLESLGPALEVLAQLSESDRKAVREIVSTLTEGMEFDLRTFPDERSGQIAALHEYEELDRYTYLVAGCVGEFWTTMTYAHMPGTLKEQPETMARRGVRFGKALQMTNVLRDCGKDLRIGRCYLPQTMLDQDGLNAQDLLLPVNSVRARPLMVELVRKALDHFREALDYTLAIPALSVRLRLACLWPILIGLETLLLLVDNDAWLDPAKVSKVRRNRVYQIIASSLLLVPSNGLVRASVEKRIKQIEARF comes from the coding sequence ATGCCGAATCCGACCCGGGCCTTTCTTCTCGGCCCGCTCCTGAAAGGCGTTTCACGCTCCTTCTATCTCACCCTGCGCGTGCTGCCCGTCGGGATGCGCGATCCGATCGGCCTCGCGTACCTGCTGGCGCGCGCGGCCGACACGATTGCGGACACTTCGCTGATTTCGCCCGAGCAACGCCTTGCGTTGCTGCTGTCGCTGCGCGACCAGGTCAACGGCGCCCCGAACGACGGCGCACTGTTCCAGCGCATGGCTGCCGAAGTGGCGGGCCAGCAGGTCCAGTCCGATGAAAAGGTCCTGCTGGAATCGCTCGGTCCGGCGCTCGAGGTGCTAGCGCAACTGAGCGAGTCCGACCGCAAGGCCGTACGCGAGATCGTGTCGACGCTGACCGAAGGAATGGAATTCGACCTGCGCACATTCCCCGACGAACGTTCCGGCCAGATCGCCGCGCTGCATGAGTACGAGGAACTGGACCGCTATACCTACCTGGTGGCGGGCTGCGTCGGCGAATTCTGGACCACCATGACCTACGCGCATATGCCCGGTACGCTGAAAGAGCAGCCCGAGACAATGGCGCGCCGCGGCGTGCGTTTCGGCAAAGCGCTGCAGATGACCAACGTGCTGCGCGATTGCGGCAAGGATTTGCGGATCGGCCGCTGTTATCTTCCGCAGACGATGCTCGATCAGGACGGCCTCAATGCACAAGATCTCCTGCTGCCGGTGAATTCCGTTCGCGCTCGGCCTCTGATGGTCGAACTCGTGCGCAAGGCGCTGGATCATTTCCGTGAGGCATTGGACTACACGCTGGCGATTCCCGCGTTGTCGGTGCGTTTGCGTCTCGCCTGTTTGTGGCCGATCCTGATCGGTCTGGAGACGCTGCTATTGCTGGTGGATAACGATGCCTGGCTCGACCCGGCCAAGGTCTCCAAGGTCCGGCGCAATCGGGTGTATCAGATCATCGCGTCTTCACTGCTGCTGGTGCCTTCGAATGGCCTGGTGCGGGCGTCGGTTGAAAAGCGGATCAAGCAAATCGAAGCTCGATTCTGA
- a CDS encoding DUF4148 domain-containing protein — translation MKSLIQAVVIAAALAAPVASFAQSSQPVTRAQVRAELIQVEKAGYRPSHSDPYYPADIQAAEARVAEQNGTAQTAESGLGGVVSGSSQSGHPVPANGPKSVYFGN, via the coding sequence ATGAAATCGCTCATTCAAGCTGTTGTTATCGCCGCTGCGCTGGCCGCTCCTGTTGCCTCGTTTGCGCAGTCCAGCCAGCCCGTGACCCGCGCCCAAGTGCGTGCAGAACTGATTCAAGTCGAAAAGGCCGGCTACCGGCCGAGCCACTCGGACCCGTACTACCCGGCGGACATTCAGGCTGCGGAAGCCCGTGTCGCCGAGCAAAACGGTACCGCACAAACGGCGGAAAGCGGTTTAGGCGGTGTAGTGAGTGGCTCGTCGCAATCGGGCCACCCGGTTCCGGCGAACGGTCCGAAGTCGGTTTATTTCGGCAACTAA
- a CDS encoding ABC transporter permease, whose amino-acid sequence MSTTPQQMMPSGIDPATLAQVERVAQKRIRQRHALVITLRIVVLVVVLGGWELSARLKWIDPFFFSMPSAIFDQIVDWFVNGTSQGPLLTQVWVTLEETGLGFIIGSVAGVFCGIVLGRNKLLSDVFSLYIKIANSIPRVVLGSVFVIALGLGMASKVALAVVMVFFVVFANAFQGVREADRYMIANAQILGASRRQVTTSVVIPSALSWILASLHVSFGFALVGAVVGEFLGSKQGIGLLISTAQGAFNASGVFAAMIVLAVVALAADYLLTAVEQRLLKWRPAAV is encoded by the coding sequence ATGTCTACTACCCCTCAACAGATGATGCCTTCGGGCATCGATCCCGCGACGCTCGCCCAGGTCGAGCGTGTCGCGCAAAAACGCATCCGGCAACGCCATGCGCTAGTGATCACCCTGCGCATTGTCGTGCTGGTGGTGGTGCTCGGCGGGTGGGAATTGTCCGCGCGCCTGAAGTGGATCGATCCGTTCTTCTTCTCGATGCCGAGTGCGATTTTCGATCAGATCGTCGACTGGTTCGTGAACGGCACGTCGCAAGGTCCGCTCTTGACACAAGTGTGGGTCACGCTTGAAGAAACCGGGCTCGGCTTCATTATCGGTTCGGTGGCGGGCGTGTTCTGCGGCATCGTGCTCGGCCGCAACAAGCTGCTCTCCGACGTGTTCAGCCTCTACATCAAGATCGCCAACTCGATTCCACGCGTGGTGCTCGGCTCGGTGTTCGTGATTGCGCTCGGTCTTGGCATGGCTTCGAAGGTGGCGCTAGCGGTCGTGATGGTGTTCTTCGTGGTGTTCGCCAATGCGTTCCAGGGCGTGCGTGAAGCGGACCGCTACATGATCGCGAATGCGCAGATTCTGGGTGCGTCGCGCCGCCAGGTGACGACCTCGGTGGTGATTCCGTCGGCGTTGAGCTGGATTCTTGCCAGCCTGCACGTGAGCTTCGGCTTTGCGCTGGTCGGCGCGGTGGTGGGCGAATTCCTCGGCTCGAAGCAAGGTATCGGTCTGCTGATCTCCACTGCGCAAGGCGCGTTCAATGCAAGCGGTGTGTTCGCGGCAATGATCGTGCTGGCCGTGGTCGCACTGGCTGCGGACTATCTGTTGACGGCGGTCGAACAGCGGCTGTTGAAGTGGCGGCCTGCAGCGGTTTGA
- a CDS encoding ABC transporter ATP-binding protein, whose amino-acid sequence MNQPMSRDTPAIEMRNVSCRFISPDGKATIALRDFSMSVARGEFVAVVGPTGCGKSTTLSMITGLLKPTTGEVRVMGAPVDGIDPRIGFVFQADAVFPWRSVLDNVAAGPLYRGRSKSAAYDEANEWLRRVGLDKFGKHYPHQLSGGMRKRVALAQSFINKPEILLMDEPFSALDMQTRTLMQDELLQLWGGAGSVVFVTHDLEEAIALADRVFVLTARPATLKKVYEIDLPRPRVTSEVRYDPRFIEISRDIWHDLREEVQIG is encoded by the coding sequence ATGAATCAACCTATGTCACGCGATACGCCCGCCATCGAGATGCGCAACGTATCGTGCCGTTTCATTTCTCCGGACGGCAAGGCGACGATCGCGTTGCGCGACTTCAGCATGTCGGTGGCGCGCGGCGAGTTCGTCGCGGTTGTCGGCCCGACGGGTTGCGGCAAGTCGACCACGCTCAGCATGATCACCGGCTTGCTGAAGCCCACCACCGGCGAAGTGCGCGTGATGGGCGCGCCGGTGGACGGCATCGATCCGCGTATCGGCTTCGTGTTTCAGGCCGACGCCGTGTTTCCGTGGCGCTCGGTGCTCGACAACGTGGCGGCCGGCCCGCTGTATCGCGGCCGCTCGAAATCCGCCGCGTACGACGAAGCCAACGAATGGCTGCGCCGCGTGGGCCTCGACAAGTTCGGCAAGCACTATCCGCATCAACTGTCCGGCGGCATGAGAAAGCGCGTGGCGCTCGCGCAATCCTTCATCAATAAACCGGAAATCCTGCTGATGGACGAGCCTTTCTCGGCGCTCGACATGCAGACCCGCACGCTGATGCAGGACGAACTGCTGCAACTGTGGGGCGGCGCCGGCTCGGTGGTGTTCGTCACGCACGATCTGGAAGAAGCGATTGCGCTCGCCGACCGCGTGTTCGTGCTGACGGCACGCCCGGCCACGCTGAAGAAAGTGTACGAAATCGATCTGCCGCGTCCGCGCGTCACGTCGGAGGTTCGCTACGACCCGCGTTTCATTGAAATCTCGCGCGACATCTGGCACGACCTGCGCGAAGAAGTGCAGATCGGTTAA
- a CDS encoding ABC transporter substrate-binding protein, with product MRTLRQIAAVTGVAFTLAAASAAAHAEKLTIMVGGATKIIYLPAKLTEQLGYFKDEGLDVEILSQPAGVDAENELLAGAVQGVVGFYDHTIDLQSKGKEVQALVIFGQVPGEVEMVSTKSAETLKSMADVKGKTLGVTGLGSSTSFLTQYLAQRGGVPSTQYTLLPVGADNSFIAAIKQNRIDAGMTTEPTVSQLLKTGDAKVLVDMRTLEGTRAALGGTYPASSFYVQRAWAESHKDDAAKLSHAFAKTLNFIATHSAEEIAAKMPKDYYGNNKDLYVGALKASLPMFTKDGKMPADGPDTVLKVLSAFNPSVKGKHIDLAKTYTNDYVSAAVKTAAK from the coding sequence ATGCGTACCTTGCGCCAGATTGCCGCTGTGACAGGTGTTGCGTTCACCCTTGCCGCCGCTTCGGCCGCGGCTCACGCCGAGAAGCTGACGATCATGGTCGGCGGCGCCACCAAGATCATCTATCTGCCGGCCAAGCTCACCGAACAGCTCGGCTACTTCAAGGACGAAGGCCTCGACGTCGAAATTCTCTCGCAACCGGCCGGCGTGGATGCGGAAAACGAACTGCTCGCCGGCGCGGTGCAAGGCGTGGTGGGCTTCTACGATCACACCATCGACCTGCAGAGCAAGGGCAAGGAAGTCCAGGCGCTGGTGATTTTCGGCCAGGTGCCGGGTGAAGTGGAAATGGTCTCCACCAAGTCTGCCGAGACGCTTAAGAGCATGGCCGACGTGAAGGGCAAGACGCTCGGCGTGACCGGCCTCGGCTCCTCGACCAGCTTCCTCACGCAATACCTCGCGCAACGCGGGGGCGTGCCGTCCACGCAATACACGCTGCTGCCGGTCGGCGCGGACAACAGCTTTATCGCGGCCATCAAGCAGAACCGCATCGACGCGGGCATGACCACCGAGCCCACCGTCTCGCAGTTGCTGAAGACCGGCGACGCCAAGGTGCTGGTCGATATGCGCACGCTGGAAGGCACGCGCGCCGCGCTCGGCGGCACCTACCCGGCGTCGAGCTTCTACGTGCAGCGCGCATGGGCCGAATCGCACAAGGACGACGCCGCGAAACTCTCGCATGCATTCGCGAAGACGCTGAACTTCATCGCCACGCATAGCGCGGAAGAGATCGCCGCGAAGATGCCGAAGGACTACTACGGCAACAACAAGGACCTGTACGTCGGCGCGCTGAAGGCGTCGCTGCCGATGTTCACGAAGGACGGCAAGATGCCCGCCGACGGCCCGGACACGGTCCTGAAGGTGTTGTCGGCGTTCAATCCTTCGGTGAAGGGCAAGCATATCGACCTCGCCAAGACCTACACCAACGACTACGTGTCGGCAGCGGTCAAGACCGCGGCGAAGTAA
- a CDS encoding response regulator, protein MKLLLIEDNPTLAHWLAKMLEQEAFALDAVQDGDAADRLLRTNHYDVILLDLNLPKLSGKNVLRRLRQRGDATPVLILTASGSIDEKVELLGAGADDYLVKPFEVRELIARIKVAIRRQSPSKASEVVCGDLAFDIDTRQFTLKGAPLNVTPRERSVLETLILRLGKTVTKPALVDAIFTLADEPSEDAVEIYISRLRKKLDGSSAAIVTLRGLGYLLRKKEDDQ, encoded by the coding sequence ATGAAGCTGCTGCTTATCGAAGACAACCCCACGCTGGCGCACTGGCTCGCGAAGATGCTGGAACAGGAGGCGTTCGCGCTCGACGCCGTGCAGGACGGCGACGCCGCCGACCGCTTGCTGCGCACCAACCACTACGACGTGATCCTGCTCGACCTGAATCTGCCGAAGCTGTCGGGCAAGAACGTGCTGCGCCGTCTGCGCCAGCGCGGTGACGCGACGCCGGTGCTGATCCTGACGGCGAGCGGTTCGATCGACGAAAAAGTGGAGCTGCTCGGCGCCGGCGCGGACGACTACCTGGTGAAGCCATTCGAAGTGCGCGAGCTGATTGCGCGGATCAAGGTGGCGATCCGTCGCCAATCGCCGTCGAAGGCGAGCGAGGTGGTGTGCGGCGATCTGGCGTTCGACATCGACACACGCCAGTTCACGCTAAAGGGCGCGCCGCTGAACGTCACGCCGCGCGAGCGCTCGGTGCTCGAAACGCTGATCCTGCGTCTGGGCAAGACGGTGACCAAGCCGGCGCTGGTCGACGCGATCTTCACGCTCGCAGACGAGCCGAGCGAGGACGCCGTCGAAATCTACATTTCGCGGCTGCGCAAGAAACTCGATGGCAGTTCGGCCGCGATCGTCACGTTGCGCGGTCTTGGCTACTTGCTGCGCAAGAAAGAAGATGACCAATAG
- a CDS encoding sensor histidine kinase, whose product MTNSLRMRLLWWLLVPLALYVFVTGKAEYDNARHTADLVQDNQLISSARMIAGEVEWVDGFLRVDVPPAALEVFVSPYRDQVFYSVRVDDGRLLAGTPDFPQHAASSSDKADHYDAEFHGQPVRAVGLVRLMYDSGATHRVRVTVGKTVRSRDAMAQQLWQPQLVRQIEMIVLAVALVCIGLTFELRPLMKVKEDVADRDPMQLEPIRVERLHTELRPIVEAINQCIARLGVQVAAQRRFIADAAHQLRTPLTLLGTQLQFARQQDGLNPALDEALAAMHRSNRSMVGLTNKLLLLAQAEAADNRQLAVETVDLVPLAMEVVEDLALLAQARDIDLGAELSGPAPVAGHRGLLQALIANLAENAIRYTGSGGHVTVAVSAHGDSVAVSVLDDGPGIPAESRSRVFEPFFRASADTEGTGLGLAIVREIADAHHGEIALKPGEGGKGVHVTVSFPRAPTERPQAG is encoded by the coding sequence ATGACCAATAGTCTGCGCATGCGTCTGCTGTGGTGGCTGCTGGTGCCGCTCGCGTTGTACGTGTTCGTCACCGGCAAAGCCGAGTACGACAACGCGCGTCACACGGCGGATCTGGTGCAGGACAACCAGCTCATCTCGTCGGCGCGGATGATCGCCGGTGAAGTGGAATGGGTGGACGGTTTTCTGCGCGTGGACGTGCCGCCCGCCGCGCTTGAAGTGTTCGTGTCGCCATATCGCGATCAGGTGTTCTACAGCGTGCGGGTCGATGACGGCCGCTTGCTGGCCGGCACGCCGGATTTTCCGCAGCACGCGGCGAGTTCGTCCGACAAGGCCGATCACTACGACGCCGAATTCCATGGCCAGCCCGTGCGCGCGGTCGGCCTCGTGCGTCTGATGTACGACAGCGGCGCGACACACCGCGTCCGGGTGACAGTCGGCAAGACGGTGCGCTCGCGCGACGCGATGGCACAGCAACTGTGGCAGCCGCAACTCGTGCGGCAGATCGAGATGATCGTGCTGGCAGTCGCACTGGTCTGCATCGGCCTCACTTTCGAATTGCGGCCGCTGATGAAAGTGAAGGAAGACGTCGCCGACCGCGACCCCATGCAGCTCGAGCCGATTCGCGTCGAGCGCCTGCATACCGAGTTGCGGCCCATCGTCGAGGCGATCAATCAATGTATCGCCAGGCTCGGCGTGCAGGTGGCCGCACAACGGCGTTTTATCGCCGACGCCGCGCACCAGTTGCGCACGCCGCTCACGCTGCTCGGCACGCAGTTGCAGTTCGCGCGTCAGCAGGACGGCCTGAACCCCGCACTCGACGAGGCGCTCGCGGCGATGCACCGCAGCAACCGTTCGATGGTCGGACTCACCAACAAGCTGCTGTTGCTCGCGCAGGCCGAGGCTGCCGACAACAGGCAACTGGCGGTGGAAACGGTGGATCTGGTGCCGCTTGCAATGGAAGTGGTGGAAGATCTGGCGCTGCTCGCGCAGGCTCGGGACATCGATCTGGGCGCGGAACTGAGCGGCCCCGCGCCGGTGGCCGGGCATCGTGGCCTGCTTCAGGCGTTGATCGCCAACCTCGCGGAGAACGCGATCCGCTATACCGGCAGTGGCGGCCACGTCACGGTGGCGGTCAGCGCCCATGGCGATTCGGTCGCCGTGTCGGTGCTGGACGACGGCCCCGGCATTCCGGCCGAGTCGCGCAGCCGGGTGTTCGAACCGTTTTTCCGGGCGTCGGCGGATACGGAGGGAACGGGGCTGGGCCTCGCCATCGTGCGCGAAATCGCGGACGCGCACCACGGAGAGATCGCGCTCAAGCCGGGCGAGGGCGGCAAAGGCGTGCACGTGACCGTGTCGTTTCCGCGTGCGCCGACGGAACGGCCTCAGGCCGGTTAA
- a CDS encoding ABC transporter substrate-binding protein, producing the protein MNPALTRLSRAVHAAVAASLSLLLIVQPAAPAQASAPEKVVIMVGGITKLIYLPARLTEQLGYFKAEGLDVELLSQPAGVDAENELLSGGVQAVVGFYDHSIDLQAKGKEVKAIVVFGQVPGEVEMVATKQADTIKSMADVKGKTLGVTGLGSSTNFLTQYLANLKGVPSSQYTVLPVGADNSFIAAIRQNRIDAGMTTEPTVSQLLKSGDAKVLIDMRNVEGTRAALGGTYPASSLYVQSAWLDTHQQEAAKLARAFVKTLQYLHTHSAEEIAAQMPKDYVGSDKALYVSALKASLPMYTADGKMPADGPETVLKVLAGFNPSVKDRHIDLSRTFTNQFVNEVKP; encoded by the coding sequence ATGAACCCTGCTTTGACGCGCCTTTCGCGCGCCGTCCATGCCGCTGTCGCGGCTTCGCTTTCACTCCTGCTGATCGTCCAACCGGCGGCGCCCGCGCAGGCCTCTGCGCCGGAGAAAGTCGTGATCATGGTGGGCGGGATTACCAAGCTCATCTATCTGCCCGCGCGTTTGACCGAGCAGCTCGGCTACTTCAAGGCGGAAGGCCTCGACGTCGAACTGCTGTCGCAACCGGCGGGTGTCGATGCGGAAAACGAACTGCTCTCGGGCGGCGTGCAGGCCGTGGTCGGTTTCTACGATCATTCGATCGACCTGCAGGCCAAGGGCAAGGAAGTGAAGGCGATTGTGGTATTCGGCCAGGTGCCCGGCGAAGTGGAGATGGTGGCGACGAAGCAGGCCGACACGATCAAAAGCATGGCCGACGTGAAGGGTAAAACGCTCGGCGTGACCGGGCTCGGCTCGTCGACCAATTTTCTGACGCAGTACCTGGCGAATCTCAAGGGTGTGCCGAGCTCGCAATACACGGTGCTGCCGGTCGGCGCGGACAACAGCTTTATCGCGGCGATCAGGCAGAACCGCATCGACGCGGGCATGACCACCGAGCCGACCGTGTCGCAACTGCTCAAGTCGGGGGACGCCAAGGTGCTGATCGATATGCGCAATGTCGAAGGCACGCGTGCCGCGCTCGGCGGCACGTACCCGGCTTCGAGCCTGTACGTGCAGAGCGCGTGGCTCGACACGCATCAGCAGGAAGCGGCCAAACTCGCACGCGCCTTCGTGAAGACGCTGCAGTATCTGCATACGCACAGCGCTGAGGAAATTGCCGCGCAAATGCCGAAAGACTATGTCGGCAGCGACAAGGCGCTCTATGTCAGTGCATTGAAGGCTTCGCTGCCTATGTACACGGCGGACGGCAAGATGCCCGCCGACGGTCCGGAAACGGTACTGAAGGTACTGGCGGGCTTCAATCCGTCGGTGAAAGACCGGCACATCGATCTGTCGCGTACTTTCACCAATCAGTTTGTCAACGAGGTCAAGCCGTAA
- a CDS encoding sensor histidine kinase: MFSGSLRGRLLWWLLLPLAAFVSISGVISYRNAQTTADLVQDNALLSSMRIIGEDIDWDNGNVSIQIPPAALELFESPEQDSVFYRVEASGHRLLAGSLELPVPRGVGDFPMLYSTHLDDGRPVRAVAYLRQLYDSGRTEEVVVAVAKTEGSRDAMVWRLLRPQLFGEVLTLVLAMVFVYLGLTFELRPLMKVKDDVADRNASQLEPIRVARLHVELRPIVEAINQCIARMGQQAATQRQFISDAAHQLRTPLALLVAQIQFARQRENRDVPLTEALAGMHKSSRKLTTLTNKLLLLAQAESAAPSNTRERVDLSALIAGVLEELIAFAQSREIDLGAELEDGLYVTGDEALTAALVTNLVDNALRYTQPGGCVTVHTQRSHDRATVRVLDNGPGIKAEARARVFERFYRASNHADGTGLGLPIVREIAHRQGGTVTLEPGEGGVGLVATVEMRLWSAAV, encoded by the coding sequence GTGTTTTCAGGCAGTTTGCGCGGACGCTTGCTGTGGTGGCTCTTGCTGCCACTGGCGGCGTTCGTGTCCATTTCCGGCGTGATTTCGTATCGCAACGCGCAGACCACGGCCGACCTGGTTCAGGATAACGCGTTGCTATCGTCGATGCGCATCATTGGCGAGGACATCGACTGGGATAACGGCAACGTGTCGATCCAGATTCCGCCGGCCGCGCTCGAGTTGTTCGAGTCGCCGGAACAGGACAGCGTGTTCTATCGCGTCGAAGCGAGCGGCCACCGCTTGCTGGCCGGCAGTCTCGAGTTGCCCGTGCCGCGCGGCGTAGGCGACTTTCCGATGCTCTACTCCACGCATCTCGACGATGGCCGCCCCGTACGCGCGGTTGCTTACTTGCGGCAGCTCTATGACTCGGGCCGCACCGAAGAAGTCGTCGTGGCGGTCGCGAAGACGGAAGGCTCGCGCGACGCCATGGTGTGGCGTCTGTTGCGTCCGCAACTATTCGGCGAGGTGCTCACGCTGGTGCTCGCGATGGTGTTCGTCTATCTCGGGCTGACCTTCGAATTGCGGCCGTTGATGAAGGTGAAAGACGACGTCGCCGATCGCAACGCGTCGCAACTTGAACCGATACGCGTGGCGCGTTTGCACGTCGAATTGAGGCCGATCGTCGAAGCGATCAACCAGTGCATCGCGCGCATGGGCCAGCAGGCCGCGACTCAGCGGCAGTTCATCTCCGACGCCGCGCATCAGTTGCGCACGCCGCTCGCGCTGCTGGTGGCGCAGATCCAGTTCGCGCGGCAACGTGAGAATCGGGACGTGCCGCTCACCGAAGCACTGGCCGGCATGCATAAAAGCAGCCGTAAGCTGACCACCTTGACCAACAAACTATTGCTGCTCGCTCAGGCCGAGTCCGCTGCGCCATCCAATACGCGCGAACGGGTCGATCTGAGCGCGTTGATTGCGGGCGTGCTGGAGGAGCTGATCGCATTTGCGCAGTCGCGTGAAATCGATCTGGGTGCTGAACTGGAAGACGGTTTATACGTGACCGGCGACGAGGCGTTGACCGCGGCGCTCGTCACCAATCTCGTCGACAACGCGTTGCGCTATACGCAGCCCGGCGGCTGCGTCACCGTGCACACGCAGCGCAGCCATGACAGGGCGACCGTGCGTGTGCTCGACAACGGGCCGGGTATCAAAGCCGAGGCGAGGGCGCGCGTGTTCGAGCGTTTCTATCGTGCATCGAATCACGCCGACGGAACCGGTCTCGGCTTGCCGATCGTGCGCGAGATCGCCCACCGGCAAGGCGGCACGGTAACACTCGAGCCGGGAGAGGGCGGAGTCGGCCTGGTCGCCACCGTCGAGATGCGACTATGGTCGGCAGCGGTGTGA